A region of Bacteroidota bacterium DNA encodes the following proteins:
- a CDS encoding carboxypeptidase-like regulatory domain-containing protein yields the protein MSFAPAAFAQTGTVAGRVTDAETGAPLPGAAVLVAGTERGDATDADGEFTIRAVPVGEQTIEVSLLGYETAREAVTVGRGETARVEVALSESSIGLDRVVVEAESEAERIEATAQAVAVLDLREARVQAADLGLVLAQTQGVAVQRSGGLGSGARFSLNGLTDDQIRFFLDGLPLELAGYPFGIANVPVSLIGRVEVYKGVVPIHFGADALGGAVNLVTKDLVDVVQGSASYQTGSFGTHRTTGDLGFRSAESGLFVRGGGFYDFARNDYEVTVQVADELGRPSQVTVPRFNDRYRAGGANLTLGVADRPWADELSVRGYVTDFANQIQNNALMTGLPYGEAESLGTAVGANVTYRAKVADRGFVDAVGGYTSTARRLSDVSNCRYNWFGECFTEVGRPGEVIRNRGTDRTIWDDDALARLSVAWLLGDRHRVEATTAPTFNWRTGRDALITQGTDLLSGDARLTTWVSGLQYQYSVPSGRFESRLFVKDYRQLATSTLPDRQGFSQVRYRTTNSLAGIGNVTRMAWTDRLSTKASYEWATRLPRRDEFFGNGLNVSANPELLPERSHNANVEVKFSSARGARTPWALEANGFLRATENLIVLVPENEFFEAFTNVFNATSVGIEARGRTSLLDTRLALDVNTTYQSFRNTSREGLLASFRGDRIPNRPYYFANAAARYRADSPVRRGDEVAVFASTRYVHRFFRSWESAGRRDTKREIPSQTTIAAGITYESGVAQTRWALTGEVQNLTNATVFDFFGVQRPGRAFYLKLTTQL from the coding sequence ATGTCGTTTGCCCCAGCCGCATTCGCGCAGACGGGCACCGTCGCCGGACGCGTCACCGACGCCGAGACCGGCGCTCCGCTCCCCGGTGCCGCCGTCCTCGTTGCTGGCACCGAGCGCGGCGACGCCACCGACGCTGACGGCGAGTTCACTATCCGCGCCGTGCCGGTGGGCGAGCAAACCATCGAGGTCAGTCTCCTCGGCTACGAGACGGCCCGCGAGGCGGTCACCGTCGGCCGCGGCGAGACGGCCCGCGTCGAGGTCGCGCTCTCGGAGTCGTCGATCGGGCTGGACCGGGTGGTGGTGGAGGCCGAGAGCGAGGCCGAGCGGATCGAGGCGACGGCGCAGGCCGTAGCGGTCCTGGACCTCCGCGAAGCCCGTGTGCAGGCAGCGGACCTGGGCTTGGTGCTTGCCCAGACGCAGGGCGTGGCGGTGCAGCGCAGTGGCGGACTCGGCTCCGGCGCGCGGTTCTCGCTCAACGGCCTCACCGATGACCAGATCCGGTTCTTCCTCGACGGCCTGCCGCTGGAGTTGGCAGGGTATCCGTTTGGGATCGCCAACGTGCCGGTGAGCCTCATCGGGCGCGTCGAGGTCTACAAGGGCGTGGTCCCGATCCACTTTGGGGCGGATGCGCTCGGTGGGGCAGTCAACCTCGTCACGAAGGACCTGGTGGACGTCGTGCAGGGCTCGGCGTCGTACCAGACGGGGTCGTTCGGGACGCACCGGACGACGGGGGACCTCGGCTTCCGGAGCGCCGAGAGTGGCCTGTTCGTGCGCGGCGGCGGGTTCTACGACTTCGCGCGCAACGACTACGAGGTGACCGTCCAGGTCGCCGACGAGCTAGGGCGCCCGTCTCAGGTGACCGTGCCTCGCTTCAATGACCGCTACCGGGCAGGCGGTGCCAACCTGACCCTGGGCGTGGCCGACCGCCCGTGGGCCGACGAACTCAGCGTTCGGGGCTACGTCACGGACTTCGCCAACCAAATCCAGAACAACGCCCTGATGACGGGCCTGCCGTATGGCGAGGCGGAGTCTTTGGGGACGGCTGTGGGCGCGAACGTGACGTACCGCGCGAAGGTGGCCGATCGGGGTTTCGTCGATGCGGTTGGCGGGTACACGAGCACAGCGCGGCGTCTTTCCGACGTGTCGAATTGCCGATACAACTGGTTCGGCGAGTGCTTCACGGAGGTGGGACGCCCCGGCGAGGTCATTCGCAATCGGGGGACCGACCGGACGATCTGGGACGATGACGCCTTAGCTCGGCTCAGCGTGGCCTGGCTGCTTGGCGACCGCCATCGGGTGGAAGCGACGACTGCGCCCACGTTCAACTGGAGGACGGGCCGGGACGCGCTGATCACCCAGGGCACGGACCTCCTGTCGGGCGACGCGCGGCTGACGACCTGGGTGAGCGGGCTCCAGTACCAGTACAGTGTGCCTTCGGGGCGCTTCGAGAGCCGGCTCTTCGTCAAGGACTATCGCCAACTCGCCACGTCCACCCTTCCTGACCGGCAAGGCTTTTCTCAGGTTCGGTACCGCACGACCAACAGCCTCGCCGGCATTGGGAACGTGACCCGGATGGCATGGACGGACCGGCTGTCCACCAAGGCTTCCTACGAGTGGGCAACGCGGCTTCCCCGACGGGATGAGTTCTTCGGCAACGGCCTGAACGTGAGCGCGAATCCGGAGCTGCTGCCCGAGCGGAGCCACAATGCCAACGTCGAAGTGAAGTTCTCGAGCGCACGCGGGGCCCGGACGCCGTGGGCCCTCGAAGCGAACGGCTTTCTGCGCGCGACGGAGAACCTCATCGTGCTCGTGCCCGAGAACGAGTTCTTCGAAGCGTTCACCAACGTGTTCAACGCGACCTCCGTCGGCATCGAAGCGCGGGGCCGGACGTCGCTGCTCGACACCCGGCTTGCCCTCGACGTGAACACGACCTACCAGTCGTTTCGCAACACGTCGCGCGAAGGGCTGCTCGCTTCGTTCCGAGGGGATCGGATTCCGAACCGCCCCTACTACTTCGCCAACGCGGCGGCGCGCTACCGAGCAGACTCGCCCGTGCGGCGTGGCGATGAGGTCGCCGTCTTCGCTAGCACGCGCTACGTCCACCGCTTCTTCCGGTCCTGGGAGAGCGCGGGGCGGCGGGACACAAAGCGCGAGATCCCGTCCCAGACCACCA
- a CDS encoding FecR domain-containing protein → MSHDDWIRILRYLDGGATPAERAETERWLDADPARRDSFEAARAVHEAASGAEPPAAPAGSGPANWAAVRREMRRPAPGTRRSSDREAARPVRRRWAVPTGIAAAAVLAAGLWAAVLTPEGDPDGRKVWTTGPGESREVVLADGSRVVLSQESMFIQFHPAHRRFALEGAALFEVVPDPDRPFSVSTAQGGVQALSTTFAVRARAGEETMFVSVEEGRVGLTATIELYPSVGDIPAKLTLGAGESAQAGAWTWPVQVEATLEDILATSTKGQASEEDQTSAEGLTRPPLSPQPESLSRSAGTPTHLPPAIPVRTRTSRLL, encoded by the coding sequence ATGAGCCATGACGACTGGATACGCATCCTGCGCTACCTCGACGGCGGTGCCACGCCGGCCGAGCGCGCCGAGACGGAGCGCTGGCTCGACGCCGACCCCGCGCGGCGCGACTCGTTCGAGGCCGCCCGGGCTGTCCACGAGGCCGCGAGCGGAGCGGAGCCTCCGGCCGCGCCCGCAGGGTCGGGTCCGGCCAACTGGGCCGCCGTCCGGCGCGAGATGCGGCGGCCCGCCCCCGGCACCCGCCGCTCCTCCGACCGCGAGGCGGCCCGCCCCGTCCGCCGCCGGTGGGCCGTCCCGACGGGTATCGCTGCCGCAGCCGTCCTCGCCGCCGGCCTCTGGGCGGCCGTGCTTACGCCCGAGGGCGATCCCGACGGCCGGAAGGTCTGGACCACCGGCCCCGGTGAGTCCCGCGAAGTCGTACTAGCCGACGGCTCGCGCGTCGTGCTTTCCCAGGAGTCGATGTTCATCCAGTTCCATCCAGCGCACCGTCGGTTTGCGCTGGAGGGAGCAGCTCTGTTCGAGGTCGTCCCCGACCCGGACCGTCCGTTCTCGGTCTCGACGGCGCAAGGCGGTGTGCAGGCCCTCTCGACGACGTTTGCCGTCCGCGCGCGCGCGGGAGAAGAGACGATGTTCGTCTCCGTCGAGGAGGGGCGCGTCGGCCTCACAGCCACCATCGAGCTCTATCCGAGCGTCGGCGACATACCCGCCAAGCTGACACTCGGCGCTGGCGAGTCGGCCCAGGCCGGTGCCTGGACGTGGCCCGTCCAGGTCGAGGCTACGCTCGAAGACATCCTCGCCACGTCCACGAAAGGCCAGGCATCTGAAGAAGACCAGACGTCCGCGGAAGGCCTGACACGTCCGCCGCTCTCGCCTCAGCCTGAGAGTCTGTCCAGATCGGCTGGGACCCCCACCCACCTCCCCCCTGCTATTCCGGTGCGAACTCGCACCTCTCGGCTGCTCTAG
- a CDS encoding DM13 domain-containing protein → MRFFLLLTLLTLAACGTDTAPASDPPISSSSEAAEADGSAEEMEENMSTEVMAEPAMADPEVLGEGTFAGASGHDVEGRALLYRLDDGSHVVRLEGLDSDNGPDLRVWLVTDLDDKTNGPIDLGTLKSTRGDQNYTVPADADVSNAAGVSVWCRAFSVEFGTATL, encoded by the coding sequence GACACGGCCCCCGCCAGCGACCCGCCGATCTCCTCCTCGTCCGAGGCCGCAGAAGCCGACGGCTCCGCCGAAGAAATGGAAGAGAACATGTCGACCGAGGTCATGGCCGAACCAGCCATGGCAGACCCCGAGGTGCTCGGCGAAGGCACGTTCGCGGGTGCGAGCGGCCACGACGTAGAGGGCCGCGCGCTCCTCTACCGGCTCGACGACGGCTCGCACGTCGTCCGCCTCGAAGGGCTCGACTCGGACAACGGTCCAGACCTGCGCGTCTGGCTCGTGACGGACCTCGACGACAAGACCAACGGCCCCATTGACCTCGGCACGCTCAAGAGCACCCGGGGCGACCAGAACTACACCGTCCCCGCCGACGCCGACGTGTCGAACGCGGCCGGGGTCTCCGTCTGGTGCCGCGCGTTCTCGGTCGAGTTCGGCACAGCCACGCTGTAA
- a CDS encoding sigma-70 family RNA polymerase sigma factor — protein MASLPPGVCTAPSTGSRPPADPTDASLLDRIAGGDETAFRDLFHRYHSALRAFAASIAGEADADEAVQDVFVGLWHRRGALSADPSLRAYLFRAARSRALNVRRGRRRWALRFSGLDAAETVAAPPSGGGEVSQAVAEAVARLPERQRMAFQLRHSHGLSYAEIASAMAVTPKTVENHLARALRTLRYALSPELAHP, from the coding sequence GTGGCCAGTCTCCCTCCTGGCGTCTGCACCGCTCCGTCCACCGGCAGCCGACCGCCCGCGGACCCTACCGACGCCTCCCTCCTCGACCGGATCGCCGGCGGCGACGAGACCGCCTTCCGGGACCTCTTCCACCGCTACCACAGCGCGCTCCGCGCCTTCGCGGCTTCCATTGCCGGGGAGGCCGACGCCGACGAGGCCGTCCAAGACGTCTTCGTCGGGCTCTGGCACCGCCGCGGTGCCCTCTCGGCCGACCCGTCGCTGCGCGCCTACCTCTTCCGGGCCGCCCGGAGCCGCGCGCTCAACGTGCGGCGGGGCCGCCGGCGCTGGGCGCTCCGGTTCTCGGGCCTCGACGCAGCTGAGACCGTCGCCGCCCCGCCGTCCGGTGGCGGGGAGGTTTCGCAGGCCGTCGCCGAGGCCGTGGCGCGGCTTCCAGAGCGGCAGCGCATGGCCTTCCAGCTTCGGCACAGCCACGGGCTCTCGTACGCCGAGATCGCCTCGGCGATGGCGGTGACGCCGAAGACGGTCGAGAACCACCTTGCCCGTGCGCTGCGGACCCTCCGGTACGCGCTCTCCCCGGAGCTGGCCCACCCGTAG